One genomic window of Gavia stellata isolate bGavSte3 chromosome 7, bGavSte3.hap2, whole genome shotgun sequence includes the following:
- the LOC104256845 gene encoding alpha-1-antitrypsin: MAEHKRCSLQLPDPGLQTLVLGKTVSPDEQLSPSQLQRMMKTTLPLCLLVAMLHLTVHSLTQNDHHNDEPKATDAQKQHPHKEDPLDSCQQIVPSNTHFAFRFYRQATTQEPGKNIFFSPVSISTAFALLALGSRATSQAQVLEGLAFNLTDTQEEEIHNGFRHLLLLLNRPGSQVQLSMGNTLFMDKHLKPQKTFLKDVKQLYKGKIVSSNFQNSTEAKKEINDHIKNETHGNINQILKDLDPNTLMVIVNYIYFKAYWENPFNIKGTHKDYFHVNAKTSVEVKMMTRDGFYKTYSDRKLSCEVVQIPYKGDVAALFILPNGGKMKQLEDALTKDTVSKWEKSLERRRIQVCIPKLSISGTYDLKKMFINLGVTDVFSDWADLSGITGKPEVKVSKAAHKALLKIHENGTDAAAVTGTDFLPHSVPPVVKFNRPFLLLIVDQYTQSILFMGKIVNPTEK, from the exons ATGGCTGAGCATAAGCGgtgctccctgcagctccctgacCCTGGCCTTCAGACCTTAGTCCTGGGCAAAACTGTGTCTCCAGATGAACAGTTATCTCCATCTCAG TTGCAAAGGATGATGAAGACCACCCTCCCGCTGTGCTTGCTGGTAGCCATGCTTCACCTCACTGTCCACAGCCTGACCCAGAATGACCACCACAATGACGAGCCCAAGGCAACTGATGCCCAGAAGCAGCATCCCCATAAGGAAGATCCTCTTGATTCCTGCCAACAGATAGTCCCCAGCAACACACACTTTGCCTTCCGGTTTTACAGGCAAGCAACCACCCAAGAACCTGgcaagaacattttcttttccccagtcAGCATCTCCACTGCCTTTGCCCTGCTGGCCCTGGGCTCCAGAGCCACTAGCCAGGCTCAAGTGCTGGAAGGGTTGGCCTTTAACCTCACTGACACCCAGGAGGAGGAGATACATAACGGCTTTCGtcacctcctcctcttgctGAACCGCCCTGGCAGCCAGGTGCAACTGAGCATGGGGAACACCCTGTTCATGGACAAACACCTGAagccacagaaaacatttctgaaggaCGTAAAACAACTGtacaaaggaaaaattgtttCTAGTAACTTCCAGAATTCAACTGAAGCTAAAAAAGAGATCAATGATCATATAAAGAACGAAACCCATGGGAATATAAACCAAATACTTAAAGACCTTGATCCAAACACTCTAATGGTAATCGTTAActacatttatttcaaag CCTACTGGGAAAATCCTTTCAATATTAAGGGAACTCACAAGGATTATTTCCATGTGAATGCGAAGACCTCAGTTGAAGTGAAGATGATGACTCGAGACGGATTTTATAAAACATACTCTGACAGGAAGCTGTCTTGCGAGGTGGTGCAGATTCCTTACAAGGGAGACGTTGCAGCACTGTTTATCCTGCCCAatggaggaaaaatgaaacagttgGAAGATGCCCTGACAAAAGACACTGTATCTAAATGGGAAAAATCACTTGAAAGACG GAGGATACAAGTGTGTATTCCAAAACTATCGATTTCAGGCACCTATGACTTAAAGAAGATGTTCATTAATCTGGGTGTAACGGATGTGTTTTCTGACTGGGCTGATCTGTCTGGAATCACAGGAAAGCCTGAAGTGAAGGTTTCAAAA GCTGCTCACAAGGCCCTGCTGAAGATTCACGAGAATGGCACAGACGCTGCAGCAGTCACTGGCACAGattttcttcctcattctgTTCCTCCTGTTGTCAAATTCAACCGTCCATTTTTGCTGTTGATTGTTGATCAGTATACTCAGAGCATCCTTTTCATGGGAAAAATTGTAAATCCAACTGAAAAATGA